CAGGATTCCCTCGACCAGCTCAGCTACCGCGACCTGCACGTCCGCACCAGCGTCGGCGCCGCCCGCACCGGCCCGGACATCCAGACCCCCATCGACCTGGTCGAGGCGGCCAGCCGCAGCCGTTACCGCGTGAAGTACCAGCGCGAACAGCGGGGCTAGAGCAGACGGGAAATGGGAAGTGGCCCGCCTCTGCAACGCAGATGGCGGGCCACTTCCGTGCGGTGTGTTTCTCCGGGTGCCCGGTCAGTGGGGCGGCAGACCGGCCACCGACCCACTCCCCTCTTACCCGGATTCCCTTTGTTTCGCCGACAATCCGGAACTTCACCGGATTGCCAGCTCCACGTCCGGAACCCGTTTTTCTCCCACTCTGCGGGGCAGCTCTACGAGTCGCATCCGCTCTGATTGAAGGGTCTTTGCAGCCCCTTCAATCAGAGTCCGTATTACTGCCCGACGAGCAGCGTCCAGATGGCGGGGTTGGCGACCCAGCTGTACCAGATGTTCGGCAGCAGCCCCAGCGCGGTGACGCCGACCACGCCGAGCGCGACCGTGAGGGTGGTGGGCGTGCGCTGGCCCAGGCCGTACTCGCGGGCGGGGGTGCGGTCGGGCATGAACAGCAGCATGGCGGGCCGCAGGTAGTACACCAGGGCGGCGACGCTGGTCAGGGCGGCCAGGATGCTCAGCCACTCGTAGCCGTTCTGGAAGGCCGCCTGGAACACCAGGTACTTGCCGAAGAACCCGGCGAAGGGCGGCAGGCCCGCCAGCGAGGCGAGGCACACGGCCAGCGCGACGGCGTAGGCGGGGTGGCGGTAGTACAGGCCGCGCAGGTCGGGGATGCTCATGCCTTCCTCGCCCCGTTGCAGGGCGGCGACGATGGCCAGGGCGGCGGCGGTCATCAGGGTGTACACCAGCAGGTAGTACGTCAGGGCCGCGCCGCCGGCCTGGGGGGTGCCGAGCAGGGCCATGGCCAGGAAGCCGGTGTGCGCGACGGCCGAGTACGCCAGCATGCGTTTGAAGTTGAGCTGGCGCAGCGCGGCGAGGTTCCCGACGATCAGGGTCGCGGCGATCAGGACGGCCAGGACGGAGTGCCAGCCGGGTGCGTTTTCCAGCGCGCCGGAGAAGACGCGGAGCATCCCGGCGAACGCGGCGACCTTCACGACGGTGCTCAGGAACAGGCTGACGCTGGTGGGCGCGCCGCCGTACACGTCGGGTGTCCACTGGTGGAAGGGGGCCAGGGCGACCTTGAAGGCGAAGCCGCACAGCATCAGCAGCGCCCCGCCGACCAGGATGGCGGTGTTCTCGGGGTTCAGGACGCTGGTCTTCTCGGCGATGGCGGCGTAGTTGAGGCTGCCGGTCGCGCCGTACACGAAGGCGATGCCGTAGATCAGGACGGCGCTGCCGGCCGCGCCGAGCAGGAAGTACTTCAGGCCGCTTTCCTCGGCGCGTCGTGAGCCCTGCAGGGTCGCCAGGACGTAGCCGCTGAGGCTCATGATTTCCAGGCCGATCAGCAGGACGATCAGGTCGCCGGAAAAGGCGATCAGCAGGCAGCCGGTCACGGCGTACATGAGCATCGCGTCGAATTCCGGGAAGGACACGCGGGCGCGCCAGGCGGTGTCCAGCGTGACGAGCAGGGTCATGAGGGTGCCGGTCAGGATCACGAAGGCCAGCAGCAGCGCGGCGTTGTCGGCCTGGAGGCTGCCGCCGAAGGCGCTGGCAGCGCCGTTCCAGAGCAGCCCGAGGCTCAGGGCGCTCAGGGTGACGGCGCCGAGGTTGATGAAGGTCAGGACGCGGCGGCTGACCCAGAAGCCCAGCAGGGTGCTGCTGACCGCGCCGGCCAGGATGATCAGGACCGGCAGCAGCGGCGTGAGGGAAACGTCGGGCGGCTGGAGCATGTCAGTTGCCTCCCAGGGCGGTCAGGACGGCGCGCACGGCGGGCTGCATGAGGTTCAGGGCGGGCGCCGAGTACACGCCGAACAGCACCAGCACCGCCAGCGGCAACGCCAGGATCAGCCACTCGGTATGCACGAGGTCGCGCACGGCGACGGACCCGGCGGGCCGGGCCTGCCAGAAGGTCGTCTGGAAGGCGGTCAGGGCGTACGCGGCGGCGCCGATGGTGGTGACACCCGCGATGAACGCCAGCCACGGCGAGACCTGGTACGCGCCGAGCAGGATGCTGAACTCCCCGATGAAGCCGGCCATGCCGGGCACGGCGATGCTGGCGAACCACAGGGCCATGGTCAGGCCGCCCAGCGCGCCCGCCTGGGTCATGACGCCGCCCACGCGGGTGTCCAGGCTGCCGATGCGTTCCTGAAGCATCCCGACCGACAGGAACAGCGCGCCGGTGTACAGGTTCTGGAAGGCCAGCAGGTACATCGCGCCGATCACGGCCGTCTCGTTCAGTGAGAACACGCCGAGCGCCACGAAGCCCATGTGACTGAGGCCCGCGTAGGCGAGCAGGCGTTTCCAGTCGGTCTGCCCGAAGGCGATCCAGGCGGCGTACAGCGCGGTGAAGGCGGCCAGTCCCATCAGGATGGGACGCAGTTCCAGGCTGGCGTCCGGGAACAGCGGGATGGCGAAGGTGAACAGGCCGTACCCGCCGACCTTGTACAGGGTGCCCATCACGTCGGGGATGCCGCTGTCGTGGTTCTGCTCGTGGAAGTCCGGCAGCCAGGCGTGCATGGGCCACAGCGGCAGCTTGACGGCCATGGCCGCCAGGAAGCCCAGGTACAGCCACGTCTGCGCGCTTCCCTGCACGAGGTGCTGTTTCAGGTCGGTCATGGCGAAGGTGGGGCTGCCGCCGATGTAGCGCACGCCGATGATGCTGACCAGCATCAGCAGGCTACCGAACAGCGTGTAGGCCGCGAATTTCGTGAGGGCCGCCATGCGACCGGACTTGCCGTAGATGGCCAGCATCAGCAGAGCGGGAATCAGGGCGTCCTCGAAGAACACGTAGAACAGCAGCAGGTCCTGCGCGGCGAAGATGCCGATCAGACCCGTTTCCATCGCCAGGATCAGCGAGAGCATGGGGCCGGGGTTGGGAATGCGGCGCGCGGCGTACAGGATCGCGATGAAGGACATGAACGCCGTGACGAGCGCCAGCGCGAGGCTCACGCCGCCCAGCTGCACCGAGTAGGTGATGCCCAGCGGCGGAATCCAGTCCCAGCGGAACAGCTCGGAGCCGCCACCGCGCCAGATGGCGAGGCCCGCGCCGAGCGTCAGGGCGGCGATGAAGCCCGCCACCTCGTCCCGGAAGGTTTTCGGGGTGACCAGCAACAGCAGGCTGCCCAGGAGCGGCAGGAAGATCATGAGGGTGGGGAGCCAGTCGGTGAAGGTCATGCGCCACTTCCAATGGTCTTGAGGGCCCAGTAGCCGATGATGCCGGCCGTGCCGAGCAGCATGCTGACCGCGTAGGCGCGCACGAAGCCGCTCTGCCACAGCGTGAACAGCCCGCCGGGGCCGCTGGCGTTGCGGGCAATGCCGCTCAGGGCACTGTCGGTGCCGCGGTCCACGGTGTCCAGCGCGCCCGCGACGGCGCGGCTGGGGTTGCCGATCACGCCGTCATACAGGGCGTCCAGGTACAGGGCGTTCGAGCTGACGGCGCCCAGCGGGCCGCTGGCGAGCCGCCCGGCGCGGTGCGCCAGGAACGCCCAGCCCAGCCCGATCACGCCCGCCAGCACGGCCAGGACGGTCAGCAGCCACTCGGTACTGACGGGAATCTCGTGCGCGTGCAGCGGCACGGCCCGCCCGATGTAGTCGTCGAAGGCGTGCTTGCCACCCAGGAAGGTGGGGATGTTCAGGAAGCCCGCCAGGGTCGCCAGCGCGGCCAGCACGCCCAGCGGGATCTTCGTCAGGGTGTCGGCCTCGTGCGGGTGGCCGTGCCCACGGTACGCGCCGCGCCACACCAGGAAGTACCAGCGGCCCATGTAGAAGGCGGTCAGGAGTGCCACGCCCAGCCCGATCAGGTATAGCGCCGTGTTCTGCTCGTACGCGGAGGCCAGGATGGCGTCCTTGGAGAAGAAGCCGCTCCAGATAGGAATCCCGGCGATCGCCAGCACGCCCGCCACGGACACGAGGTGCGTGAACGGCATGAATTTATGCAGGCCACCCATCCGGCGGACGTCCTGCTCGTCGTGCAGCGCGTGGATCACAGCGCCCGCCGCGAGGAACAGCAGCGCCTTGAAGAACGCGTGCGTGAGCAGGTGGAACACGCCCGCCGAGTAGGCGTGCAGGCCGACCGCCAGGAACATGTACCCCAGCTGCGACACCGTGGAGTACGCCAGGATCTTCTTGATGTCCGTCTGGTTCAGCGCCGACAGCGCGCCGTACAGCGCGGTCAGGCCGCCCGCCCACGCCACCCAGGTGCTGGCGTTCGGGGCGAGGTCATACAGGAAGTGGCTGCGCGCCACGAGGTACACGCCGGCCGTGACCATGGTCGCCGCGTGGATCAGCGCCGAGACGGGCGTGGGGCCCGCCATGGCGTCCGGCAGCCAGGTCGTCAGGGGCAGCTGGCCGCTCTTGCCGACCGCGCCGACGAGCAGGAACAGGCAGGCCAGTTCGATGCCCGCCTGCGCAACCTGCGCGCCCTCGACCCGCTCGGCGAGTTCGGGGATGCTCAGGGTGCCGTACAGCTTGAACAGCAGGAACATGCCCAGCATGAAGCCCAGGTCCCCGATGCGGTTCATGATGAACGCCTTGCGCGCGGCGTTGGAGTTGCTGACCGCCTCCGCGTCACTGGCGGCACGGACCTGCGCGTCACTGGCCTCGCTGTTCCGGCCACTGAACCAGAAGCCGATCAGCAGGTACGACGCCATGCCCACGCCCTCCCACCCGACGAACATCAGCGGGTACGAGTCGGCCAGCACCAGGATCAGCATCATCGCCACGAAGAAGTTCAGGAACGCGAAGAAGCGCGTGAACTTCGGGTCGTGCCCCATGTACGAGATCGAGTACAGGTGAATCAGGAACCCCACGCCCGTGATGATCAGCGCCATCAGGGCCGAGAGTTGATCGAGCCAGAAGCCCACCGACAGGTTCGCGTTCAGGGCCATGTTCGGCAGCCACGTCCACAGCAGCTCGTGGGCGGGGGCGGCCCCCTGGTTCAGGTAACGGATGACGGCCACGACGAACGCCGCGCCGACCAGACCGGTCGCCAGCCACCCCCCGGACTTGCCGGGGAACAGCCGGGGCAGCACCATCAGGGCCGTGAAGCCCAGCAGGGGCAGGAGGGGCAGCAGGTACAGAGCAGGAAGACTCTCCATGAGCACTCAGCCTTTCAACGCCGCGAGGTCGTCCACGTTGGTGGTCTCGCGTTTACGGAAGATGGCGACGATGATCGCCAGACCGATCGCCACCTCGGCGGCGGCCAGCGTCATCACGATGAACACGGCCGTCTGACCGGTCGGGTCGCCCCAGGAGCGCGCGAACGCCACCAGCGCGATGTTCGCGGCGTTCAGCATCAGTTCCACGCTCAGGAACACCATGATCGCGGTGCGGCGGGTCAGCACGCCGATCATGCCCAGCGCGAACAGGATCCCGGACAGCGCCAGGTAGTACGTGGTGGGCACCATCAGGCACGCACCTCCCCGTCCTGAGCGGCCTGCATCAGCGCCGGGGCGGCCCCGCGCGGCGCGGCGACCCGTTCCTCACGTGCCGTGACCAGCGGTTCTTCCAGTTCATCCGGCACGCCGTCCGGCTGCGCGGCCGGGCGCTGCACCAGCGCCACCGACCCCACGATCGCCACCAGCAGCAGCACACTGACCGCCTCGAACGGCAGCAGGAAACGGGTCAGCAGGGTCTCCCCCATCACCATCGCCGTGCCGCCGCGCAGCGCCTCGGCCCCCTCGGCCAGCGGGCGCGGATCCCTGAACGTGAACGCCAGCACCACGAACGCCCCGGCCAGAAGTGTGCCGCCGATCCCGGCGAGTTCCCGCACGTACGGCACCGGGTCGCGCGACGTGACCGGCTGGTTGGCGTTCAGCAGCATGATCACGAACAGGAACAGCACCATCACCGCGCCCGCGTACACGATCACCTGCGTCGCCGCCAGGAACGACGCGTTCAGCGTGGCGAACAGACCCGCCACGCACAGCAGCGTCCCCACCAGCCCCAGCGACGCGTGCACCGCGTTACGCGCCGCGATGGTGATCACGCCGCCCACGATCGCCAGCGCACCCAGCAGGATGAACGCCAGCATCATGGGCGGCCTCCGGCCACGGGGAGTGGGGTGTGGGGAGTGGGACACGGGAAGGACGCCGTGCGCGGGGCGCGGGGCGCAGGACAACCATCAACTTTCAACCATCGACCATCGACTCTCACGGGTACTTCACTCCTTCCAGTTCCGCGCGGGGCTGCCCCTCGAGCTGGAAGCCCAGCCGCACGGGTTTCCCGCTCCGGGCGGCCTCGCGGCGCTGCGGGAGGCTGCCGGTCACGCCGACCAGCATGTCTTCCTTGGCGTACACGAAGTCGCCCGCGCGGTAGTCGGCCATCTCGAACTCGTTGCCCATGACGACCGCGCCGGTCGGACAGGCTTCCTCGCACATGCCGCAGAAGATGCAGCGCAGCATGTTGATCTCGTACACCTTCGCGTAGCGTTCGCCGGGCGCGGTGGGGTTGGCCGGGTCGTTCTCGGCGGCCTCCACGTAGATGGCGTAGGCGGGGCAGGCGGCGGCGCACAGCGAGCAGCCGATGCACTTTTCCAGGCCCAGTTCGCCGGGGCGCTGACCGGGGTGGCGGGTCAGGACGTGCCGTCCCCGGAAGCGGGGTTGCAGCGTGGCTCGCTGTTCGGGGTAACTGACGGTCACGGGCTTCTGGAACAGTTTCCCCAGCGTGACGCCCATGCCCCTGGCAATCTCAAGAACGCCCATGTGTGGCTCCTTTGTGGGTGGGAAGTGGGGAGTGGAAAGTGGGCAGTGGGTGGGAGACAGGCTGCGGCTCCAGCACCGCGCACCCCCTCATCAGTCGCCTCCGGCGCGGACTGCTTCGCTCTCGGGGCGGCGCACGGTGGGCTGGTTCCACAGGACGCGCACGCGGTCGCTCATGATCAGCAGGGCCAGCAGTCCGGCGAGGCTGAGGACGCCCAGGAACCACAGGCCGCCGGTGCCGCGGAACGCCAGGAACGCGGCGGTCATGACGGTGTTCGCCAGGGCCAGCGGCAGGATCAGTTTCCAGCCGAAGCGCATCAGCTGGTCGTAGCGCAGCCGGGGCAGGGTGCCGCGCACCCAGATGAACAGGAACAGGAAGAACGCGATCTTGGCGACCAGCCACACGATCGGCCAGTCGGACATGCCGGGAATGACGGCGTTCAGGATCTGCGGGCCTTTCCAGCCGCCGAAGAACAGAGTGGCCATGACGGCGGACGCGGTGATCATGTTCACGTACTCGGCCATCTGGAACAGCGCCCACTTGATGGCGGAGTACTCGGTGAGGTACCCGGCGACGATCTCCTGCTCGGCTTCCGGCAGGTCGAAGGGCGTACGGTTGACCTCCGCGAACGACGAGATGAGAAAGAGCGCGAAACCCAGCGACTGGAACAGCAGCAGCACGCCGTTCTGCGCCTGCCAGCCCACGATGCCCTGGAAGGAGGTGGTGCCGACGATCATCAGCAGGCCCAGGATGCTCAGGCCCATGCCGAGTTCGTAACTGATCATCTGCGCGCTCGAGCGCAGCGCGCCCAGCATCGGGTACTTGCTGCCCGACGCCCAGCCGCCC
The DNA window shown above is from Deinococcus sp. LM3 and carries:
- a CDS encoding NADH-quinone oxidoreductase subunit N; translated protein: MLQPPDVSLTPLLPVLIILAGAVSSTLLGFWVSRRVLTFINLGAVTLSALSLGLLWNGAASAFGGSLQADNAALLLAFVILTGTLMTLLVTLDTAWRARVSFPEFDAMLMYAVTGCLLIAFSGDLIVLLIGLEIMSLSGYVLATLQGSRRAEESGLKYFLLGAAGSAVLIYGIAFVYGATGSLNYAAIAEKTSVLNPENTAILVGGALLMLCGFAFKVALAPFHQWTPDVYGGAPTSVSLFLSTVVKVAAFAGMLRVFSGALENAPGWHSVLAVLIAATLIVGNLAALRQLNFKRMLAYSAVAHTGFLAMALLGTPQAGGAALTYYLLVYTLMTAAALAIVAALQRGEEGMSIPDLRGLYYRHPAYAVALAVCLASLAGLPPFAGFFGKYLVFQAAFQNGYEWLSILAALTSVAALVYYLRPAMLLFMPDRTPAREYGLGQRTPTTLTVALGVVGVTALGLLPNIWYSWVANPAIWTLLVGQ
- a CDS encoding NADH-quinone oxidoreductase subunit M, yielding MTFTDWLPTLMIFLPLLGSLLLLVTPKTFRDEVAGFIAALTLGAGLAIWRGGGSELFRWDWIPPLGITYSVQLGGVSLALALVTAFMSFIAILYAARRIPNPGPMLSLILAMETGLIGIFAAQDLLLFYVFFEDALIPALLMLAIYGKSGRMAALTKFAAYTLFGSLLMLVSIIGVRYIGGSPTFAMTDLKQHLVQGSAQTWLYLGFLAAMAVKLPLWPMHAWLPDFHEQNHDSGIPDVMGTLYKVGGYGLFTFAIPLFPDASLELRPILMGLAAFTALYAAWIAFGQTDWKRLLAYAGLSHMGFVALGVFSLNETAVIGAMYLLAFQNLYTGALFLSVGMLQERIGSLDTRVGGVMTQAGALGGLTMALWFASIAVPGMAGFIGEFSILLGAYQVSPWLAFIAGVTTIGAAAYALTAFQTTFWQARPAGSVAVRDLVHTEWLILALPLAVLVLFGVYSAPALNLMQPAVRAVLTALGGN
- the nuoL gene encoding NADH-quinone oxidoreductase subunit L, encoding MESLPALYLLPLLPLLGFTALMVLPRLFPGKSGGWLATGLVGAAFVVAVIRYLNQGAAPAHELLWTWLPNMALNANLSVGFWLDQLSALMALIITGVGFLIHLYSISYMGHDPKFTRFFAFLNFFVAMMLILVLADSYPLMFVGWEGVGMASYLLIGFWFSGRNSEASDAQVRAASDAEAVSNSNAARKAFIMNRIGDLGFMLGMFLLFKLYGTLSIPELAERVEGAQVAQAGIELACLFLLVGAVGKSGQLPLTTWLPDAMAGPTPVSALIHAATMVTAGVYLVARSHFLYDLAPNASTWVAWAGGLTALYGALSALNQTDIKKILAYSTVSQLGYMFLAVGLHAYSAGVFHLLTHAFFKALLFLAAGAVIHALHDEQDVRRMGGLHKFMPFTHLVSVAGVLAIAGIPIWSGFFSKDAILASAYEQNTALYLIGLGVALLTAFYMGRWYFLVWRGAYRGHGHPHEADTLTKIPLGVLAALATLAGFLNIPTFLGGKHAFDDYIGRAVPLHAHEIPVSTEWLLTVLAVLAGVIGLGWAFLAHRAGRLASGPLGAVSSNALYLDALYDGVIGNPSRAVAGALDTVDRGTDSALSGIARNASGPGGLFTLWQSGFVRAYAVSMLLGTAGIIGYWALKTIGSGA
- the nuoK gene encoding NADH-quinone oxidoreductase subunit NuoK — its product is MVPTTYYLALSGILFALGMIGVLTRRTAIMVFLSVELMLNAANIALVAFARSWGDPTGQTAVFIVMTLAAAEVAIGLAIIVAIFRKRETTNVDDLAALKG
- a CDS encoding NADH-quinone oxidoreductase subunit J, with product MMLAFILLGALAIVGGVITIAARNAVHASLGLVGTLLCVAGLFATLNASFLAATQVIVYAGAVMVLFLFVIMLLNANQPVTSRDPVPYVRELAGIGGTLLAGAFVVLAFTFRDPRPLAEGAEALRGGTAMVMGETLLTRFLLPFEAVSVLLLVAIVGSVALVQRPAAQPDGVPDELEEPLVTAREERVAAPRGAAPALMQAAQDGEVRA
- the nuoI gene encoding NADH-quinone oxidoreductase subunit NuoI, which gives rise to MGVLEIARGMGVTLGKLFQKPVTVSYPEQRATLQPRFRGRHVLTRHPGQRPGELGLEKCIGCSLCAAACPAYAIYVEAAENDPANPTAPGERYAKVYEINMLRCIFCGMCEEACPTGAVVMGNEFEMADYRAGDFVYAKEDMLVGVTGSLPQRREAARSGKPVRLGFQLEGQPRAELEGVKYP
- the nuoH gene encoding NADH-quinone oxidoreductase subunit NuoH, with translation MPDLIATLLISLLKAVLVVLALLTTFAYMTLIERRLLGRMQLRPGPNRVGPMGLLQPAADAIKSIFKEDVTVTLADKLVYTLAPIIAIGMALTAFGGIPAGPAGSLFGENPWVYSLDAGILALLALTSMGVYGIFLGGWASGSKYPMLGALRSSAQMISYELGMGLSILGLLMIVGTTSFQGIVGWQAQNGVLLLFQSLGFALFLISSFAEVNRTPFDLPEAEQEIVAGYLTEYSAIKWALFQMAEYVNMITASAVMATLFFGGWKGPQILNAVIPGMSDWPIVWLVAKIAFFLFLFIWVRGTLPRLRYDQLMRFGWKLILPLALANTVMTAAFLAFRGTGGLWFLGVLSLAGLLALLIMSDRVRVLWNQPTVRRPESEAVRAGGD